The genomic window tcGGAAAAAAGCCTTTTCAGAGACCTTTCCTACCTCTTCCCCACCATCCTTCTGTCCAGAGAGACACCTAACTAGGGCTGTCCTTCCTTCTTCAGATCCAGCCAGATGGAAATACCTTGGAATATAATCCTTATTCCTGGAATTTGGTAGGACTGGGGGAAAAGAGTCTTTaattgcggggggggggggggggggggggggggggggggaggggatggtaaAGAAGGAGAGCAAAGTGCAAACCTTGGGAATTTGAAGCAAAGAACCACCTACAGCTGTCTTTCCTATATGTTCCCCAGAATGCCAACGTGCTGTACCTGGAATCCCCTGCTGGAGTGGGCTTCTCCTATTCTGATGATAAGAACTATGTGACAAACGACACTGAGGTGAGCCTTGCTAGTTGCTCCCCCACCCTTCTCAGCCTTTCTCCGAAAGCCCAACTCTTCTATCCCCTATTCTATACAGTATTACTTATCTGCTGTTTTACTCTCCGTGTTTAGGTTGCCCAGAACAACTATGAAGCCCTCCAAGAATTCTTCCGCCTCTTCCCAGAGTTCCATAGCAATCAGCTGTTTCTTACTGGGGAGAGCTATGCTGGCATCTACATCCCTACACTGGCTATGTTGGTCATGCAGGATCCCAGCATGAATCTGCAGGtatgggaaaggaggaaagctTGGAAGTAGGGGTCTGGATGGGGAAGGTCAGGGAATTACAGGGTAAGTGACAGACCAGGGGGCTCTGCTCTTAGTTGGCCCATAGTTCTTTGTCATCCCTCCGTTCTCTGAAACACAGGGAGCCAAAGCTTTGTGCTGTTTCCATGTTCTTGGGTCTGTCTTGGTGGGAGAGGTcttaggaggaggagggaaatatcCTTCTTATCCTCAACCCCTGGAAAAGCCTAATCAAAACTGAGTTctctttatgtgtatgtgtgtcacaGGGCCTGGCTGTGGGCAACGGACTCTCTTGCTATGAACAGAATGATAACTCTTTGGTCTACTTTGCCTATTACCATGGGCTGTTAGGCAACAGGTGAGGGGGAAGGGTAGGGCTGCTAAGAATCTGATATAGGAATGAGAGCTGTGGAGTAATAATAGCTAAGTCATAATAGTGGGTGGGGAAGGATCTTATAATTGATCTGGGTCTGGCCCTTGGCTCATCTTATggctggagggggtgggggtgtgtcATCACTCCACCAGAATGTAAAtcctttgaggtcagggactgggatttgtttcctttttgcttcTTTGAGCACAGGGCCCTATACATCAGatcctaggatttagagctggcagggaaaGCTTAAACAGTCTCCAAGACAGAAGTGATTTCTGTTAAGTCACCCATGGCAGCAATGTCTGGTGAATTGAATTGAGGTGCTGTCTGCTGGATGGTGGCAAATACTGTcagattaaaatatttattaactgattaCTGAATACTTAACACCATACTGGTCActagaaaaggttaaaaaaaaatgtagacaaGAGGATCCTTTTgtgactttttcttttcaaaactgcCTTTGGTGTTCATCAGAATGGGACTTCCCTGGGGTGTGAACCGAGTGTGATCTAATTCTGCTAAATGAGGGAAGGAGTTCCTTCCCTTGTCTGCCTTTTGAGTGACCCACTTGAATCTTGTTCAGGCTATGGTCCGCCCTTCAGACTCACTGCTGCTCCCAGGGGAGGTGCAATTTCCATGACAACCAGGACCCAACCTGTACCCTTAATGTGagcttccctctcttttcctgtccTCTTCACCCTCATCTGCTCAGTCCCCACAGTCTCTCAGACTGAAGTTCCTGGGCTTCCAGTGTATGGGTATCTCCACATTGATTTGTGTGCCAAACCTCCTTAGAGTTTCTCTTGCCCCTCTCTAAGCTGTTGAGACCAGAGGTGTCCCCGTGCATATTTACCAATCCTCCCTTCAGTGTCAGAATACCCATTTCCTTTCCCCAGCCTCTCTGCCCTTCTCACttcacaatacacacacacacatatatattttttcgtAGCTATTGGAGGTGTCTCGTATCGTAAGCAATTCAGGGCTCAACATCTACAACCTCTATGCTCCCTGTGCTGGTGGGGTTCCCGGCTACTTCAGGTATGTGCTACCATGGGCTGGTCCTGGGATCTTTCCCTTTGGAGATTTGGCCCTATGCCACCCCTGTGCAAGGACTCATGGTCACTCTGGCCCACAGGAATGAGAAGCATACATTGGTGATACAGGATATGGGGAATCTTTTCACCCGATTGCCAATCAAACGGATGTGGCACCAGGTAAGTTTGGGGAAGGGTATTAAGCTACAGCTCAGACATGAAAGTACTGTCTCTACTTCTTCATGCCAAAGATATCGTAGTGGGTAAAATGGTTTGGCCCTCTACCCTTCCCTTGGCTACCAAAAGAATGATTTTATCCCCTTTTTGAGCCCAAAGAACATCACAGGATTTATAACTGAATGACTTGAGATTGTGCAGTCCAACCCACCTATTTCATAGATTTCCCAGAGAAAAAGTAATTTGCTCAGAATTCATACTACTCAGGTAGCAgagtcagaattggaatttgagttTTTTGTCTCCAAATGCAAATTCCGTACTAAAGCTGAGGTATCTGTATCCCATCTCTTCTCCTTTGTGCCATCACTCCACATGACTCCTCTTCCTGCTGGCCACCCACATGGACCCATTTGGGCAGGAAGGCCAAAGCAGTGGCAAGAGCTGTTTTCTCTTAGCAGGCACTGTTGAGAACTGCAGCAGGGGAAACTGCAGCAGGGGTTCGACTAGACCCACCCTGTACTAACACCACAGCGCCCTCTACCTATCTAAACAACGTTTACGTGCGGAAGGCCCTACACATACCTGAATCTGTCCCACGCTGGGACATGTGCAAGTGAGAGGCCTGATTAATGTCACTAAGGCATTAGGTGGGGGGGAATAGGGTGGTAAGGACAGGGAAGTCATAGTGGTCATTGAATGTGAAAGCTAAGGACCTTAGAGCAGAAGAAACTTCAGTgatgccatctaatccaactcttagAGTTGGATTAGATGTACAGAGAGGAAAGCTGAGCCTCAAAGAATAGACCACCTCCCAGTATTAGCTGAGACTAGACTAATATGGGCCCGGGATTCCACCTTTCTGACTACATTTCCGGCCCTTTTTCTCTTGCTAGTTTTGTGGTGAACAGTAACTATCAGCGCCTCTATCAGACCATGAATGAGCAATACCTCAAACTTCTCAGTGCCCAGGTGAGTAGGGATGGAGCATCCTGAGATCCTACGTCCTGTCTGTTAGAACCAGAGAGGAAACCGAGACTCAGAAGGGAAATTCCCCTTTCAAGGCCACCTTACATGTTAGTGGCACTTCAAAGAACTGAGCTAGGGTTTCagactccctcagtttcctcctctgttccaCCTTCTGTGAAGGGTGTCTTTAGGGGGAGTGTTTGACTTGTGAGCAGGGAAGATAGCCTGCCTGTAAAACCCCGGATCTGACCCAAGTTATAACTTGGCATCTTCTTCATTCTCCTACAGAAATACCGCATTCTGGTCTACAATGGGGATGTAGACATGGCTTGTAACTTCATGGGAGATGAGTGgtttgtggattccttgaaccAAAAGGTGGGGAAGCTTGGCAGGTAGGGAGGTTGGGTGAGCAACGTGGATGGCAGTTGCCTTGAGTTTGGCTGGTTGGTTTGGTTCTTGGGTAGAAGACTTCCAGGGTGGGCCTTGGTGCTTACTGACCACATCCTTCCTGGAATGGCTGGATGCAGGTGGAGGTACAGCGGCGTCCATGGCTAGTGTCTGATGGTAACGGGGAGCAGGTTGCTGGCTTTGTGAAGGAGTTTGCCAACATCGCCTTCCTTACCATCAAGGTACctgagggttgggggtggggtaaaaaggaaagggaggaaacgCTGGGAGGGGGAGAGTGTGGGGTCAAAGATCTTCTGGGTAATGATACGAGAGACAAATGTCTAGGTGGAGATGGAGGCACCGGAAAGCTTGTCTGTGAGCATGGAGAACTTGAGGGATGGCAGGGTTAGAGAGTTCAGGGTGGAGGCACCAATGAGAGGGTCTAGCCTTCAGTCTGGTCTCTGCTGTTTGTTAACTCTGTGGAACATTGAACAAGTCACTCTACATCTCTGAACTCCTGTTTTCTTTAAGATGGGATACTTACACCACCTGAGGTCAGTGTGAGAAAAGCACCTTTTGGTTTGTAAAGTGAACTTTTACTACATCTTGGCCCTTTGTCCTCTAGGGAGCTGGCCACATGGTGCCCACCGACAAGCCTCTGGCAGCTTTAACCATGTTCACAAGATTCTTGAACAAGGAGCCCTACTAAGTCTCCTCTTGCCCTGTAGTGGAGGACAGAGGAGAGCCAGTCAGCCAGCAGCCCCTGCTTCCTGCCTGGGGATGAGGCCTGGCCATGCTTGGCTCATTGGCTGACCAAAGGGAATCCCTTGGTTGGCCAGTAATAGGCCCATGTCTATAGGGGCGGGGATTCAAATTGTGCCCAAATTTCCCATGTGGAAGTAATCACGGTTTGACTGGGG from Notamacropus eugenii isolate mMacEug1 chromosome 1, mMacEug1.pri_v2, whole genome shotgun sequence includes these protein-coding regions:
- the CTSA gene encoding lysosomal protective protein isoform X1; its protein translation is MGPAALLLLLLPLFGPPPAEAAPEKDEILQLPGLAKQPSFRQYSGYLNVAGGKHLHYWFVESQNRPQNSPVVLWLNGGPGCSSLDGLLTEHGPFLIQPDGNTLEYNPYSWNLNANVLYLESPAGVGFSYSDDKNYVTNDTEVAQNNYEALQEFFRLFPEFHSNQLFLTGESYAGIYIPTLAMLVMQDPSMNLQGLAVGNGLSCYEQNDNSLVYFAYYHGLLGNRLWSALQTHCCSQGRCNFHDNQDPTCTLNLLEVSRIVSNSGLNIYNLYAPCAGGVPGYFRNEKHTLVIQDMGNLFTRLPIKRMWHQQALLRTAAGETAAGVRLDPPCTNTTAPSTYLNNVYVRKALHIPESVPRWDMCNFVVNSNYQRLYQTMNEQYLKLLSAQKYRILVYNGDVDMACNFMGDEWFVDSLNQKVEVQRRPWLVSDGNGEQVAGFVKEFANIAFLTIKGAGHMVPTDKPLAALTMFTRFLNKEPY
- the CTSA gene encoding lysosomal protective protein isoform X2 — encoded protein: MGPAALLLLLLPLFGPPPAEAAPEKDEILQLPGLAKQPSFRQYSGYLNVAGGKHLHYWFVESQNRPQNSPVVLWLNGGPGCSSLDGLLTEHGPFLIQPDGNTLEYNPYSWNLNANVLYLESPAGVGFSYSDDKNYVTNDTEVAQNNYEALQEFFRLFPEFHSNQLFLTGESYAGIYIPTLAMLVMQDPSMNLQGLAVGNGLSCYEQNDNSLVYFAYYHGLLGNRLWSALQTHCCSQGRCNFHDNQDPTCTLNLLEVSRIVSNSGLNIYNLYAPCAGGVPGYFRNEKHTLVIQDMGNLFTRLPIKRMWHQALLRTAAGETAAGVRLDPPCTNTTAPSTYLNNVYVRKALHIPESVPRWDMCNFVVNSNYQRLYQTMNEQYLKLLSAQKYRILVYNGDVDMACNFMGDEWFVDSLNQKVEVQRRPWLVSDGNGEQVAGFVKEFANIAFLTIKGAGHMVPTDKPLAALTMFTRFLNKEPY